The proteins below come from a single Actinomycetota bacterium genomic window:
- a CDS encoding nucleotidyltransferase family protein, whose product MTAWSVEAGGPVRTVDAGGMDLERFRAVLRETVDLLEAAAIPHVIMGGIAVAALARPRWTHDIDVFLRPDDAKRALALLAENGYDTEETDPVWLFKAMKDDVLVDLIFRSAGAIYFDDAMAERAIETTFQGERIRVAPPEDLLVIKVAAHKEEGGYHWFDALALLSVCAIDWSHLIARSRHAVRRVLSLLVYADGSDIAVPGWAIDALWQQAYGEADPTSASIARPETDGAGASAHHVLRTDPRTCDLDIEVQVHADRVVITGEVATADRRSELDRVAEELLPGKTIDNRTRIQRVDGQPTVEELV is encoded by the coding sequence GTGACTGCGTGGTCCGTCGAGGCGGGCGGGCCTGTCCGCACCGTCGACGCCGGCGGGATGGATCTCGAACGCTTCCGTGCGGTGCTCCGCGAGACCGTCGATCTGCTCGAGGCCGCGGCCATCCCCCACGTCATCATGGGTGGCATCGCCGTGGCGGCACTCGCGCGGCCACGCTGGACCCACGACATCGACGTGTTCTTGCGCCCCGACGACGCCAAGCGTGCCCTCGCGCTCCTCGCTGAGAACGGCTACGACACCGAGGAGACCGACCCCGTCTGGCTGTTCAAGGCGATGAAGGACGACGTGCTCGTCGACCTGATCTTCCGCAGCGCGGGCGCGATCTACTTCGACGACGCGATGGCGGAACGCGCCATCGAGACCACCTTCCAGGGTGAGCGCATCCGCGTCGCGCCGCCCGAGGACCTGCTCGTCATCAAGGTCGCGGCACACAAGGAGGAGGGTGGCTACCACTGGTTCGACGCGCTCGCGCTCCTGAGCGTCTGCGCCATCGACTGGAGCCACCTGATCGCGCGCTCACGGCACGCCGTCCGTCGGGTGCTGAGTCTGCTCGTCTATGCCGACGGCTCCGACATCGCTGTGCCGGGCTGGGCCATCGACGCGCTGTGGCAGCAGGCCTACGGCGAGGCGGATCCGACGAGCGCTTCGATCGCGCGCCCCGAGACCGACGGGGCCGGGGCGTCCGCTCACCACGTCCTCCGCACCGACCCACGCACCTGCGACCTCGACATCGAGGTCCAGGTCCACGCCGATCGGGTCGTGATCACCGGCGAGGTCGCGACCGCGGACCGGCGCTCGGAGCTCGACCGCGTGGCCGAGGAACTGCTTCCGGGCAAGACGATCGACAACCGCACGCGCATCCAACGCGTCGATGGCCAGCCCACGGTGGAAGAGCTGGTGTGA
- a CDS encoding metallophosphoesterase — protein MIRIAAVGDVHFGADARGTLAPRFEELNGRADLLLLAGDLTRRGLEEEIAALTDELAPVEVPIVAVFGNHDVESGQQDELRRHLEEHGTHVLEGDAVRIDVDGTSVGVAGTVGFGGGFPGATCADFGEPEMRAFVARARETAASLESALRSLDTDLRIALTHYAPVRDTCAGEKPELFPFLGSYQLEQAIDAGGARIAFHGHAHHGVERGRTARGVPVRNVALPVIRAAYNVYELSPPSVEHVAARSA, from the coding sequence GTGATCCGGATCGCAGCGGTCGGCGACGTCCACTTCGGGGCGGACGCGCGAGGGACCCTCGCGCCCCGCTTCGAGGAGCTCAACGGCCGGGCCGACCTGCTGCTGCTCGCGGGTGACCTCACCCGGCGCGGCTTGGAGGAGGAGATCGCCGCGCTCACCGACGAGCTCGCCCCGGTCGAGGTGCCGATCGTCGCCGTGTTCGGCAACCACGATGTCGAGTCGGGCCAGCAGGACGAGTTGCGCCGCCACCTCGAGGAGCACGGCACCCACGTGCTCGAGGGGGACGCGGTTCGGATCGACGTCGACGGCACGTCGGTCGGTGTGGCAGGCACCGTCGGCTTCGGCGGTGGCTTCCCCGGGGCGACGTGCGCGGACTTCGGCGAGCCGGAGATGAGGGCGTTCGTGGCGCGGGCGCGCGAGACGGCGGCTTCGCTCGAGTCCGCCCTGCGCAGCCTCGACACCGACTTGCGCATCGCGCTGACCCACTACGCCCCGGTGCGCGACACCTGCGCGGGCGAGAAGCCGGAGCTGTTCCCCTTCCTCGGCAGCTACCAGCTCGAGCAGGCGATCGACGCGGGCGGGGCGCGCATCGCCTTCCACGGCCACGCCCACCACGGGGTCGAGCGCGGCCGCACCGCCCGCGGTGTCCCCGTGCGCAACGTCGCACTGCCGGTGATCCGCGCCGCCTACAACGTCTACGAGCTCAGCCCCCCGTCCGTGGAGCACGTCGCCGCCCGCTCCGCCTAG